One Mycoplasmopsis caviae DNA segment encodes these proteins:
- the rpsC gene encoding 30S ribosomal protein S3, with translation MGQKVNPNGFRYGITKNLNSSWFAEKANYGNFLVQDAKIYKFFDKLVRKYQIGKVEIKRNQANKITVFIHSATPNKLVSEGGSTIDKVNVDLHKYLKNKNLDINLQVVLLKNPELNARLAAEAIAIKLENRESFRIAQKLIINDALKAGAKGIKTAVSGRLNGVDMARTEGYSRGEMRLHTLRQDVDYAHANAHTTYGVIGVKVWISKGEILEGGSKDASTKKN, from the coding sequence ATGGGACAAAAAGTTAATCCAAATGGATTCCGTTACGGAATTACAAAAAATCTTAATTCATCATGATTTGCTGAAAAAGCAAACTATGGAAATTTTTTAGTACAAGATGCTAAAATCTACAAATTCTTTGATAAGTTAGTACGTAAATATCAAATTGGAAAAGTTGAAATTAAAAGAAATCAAGCCAATAAAATAACAGTTTTCATTCACTCAGCTACACCAAATAAATTGGTTAGTGAAGGTGGAAGTACAATCGACAAAGTTAATGTTGATTTACACAAATATTTAAAAAACAAAAATCTTGATATTAATTTACAAGTTGTTTTACTCAAAAATCCTGAACTTAATGCACGTTTAGCTGCTGAAGCTATTGCAATTAAACTAGAAAATCGCGAAAGTTTCCGTATTGCACAAAAATTAATAATTAATGATGCTTTAAAAGCGGGTGCTAAAGGTATTAAAACTGCTGTTTCAGGCCGTCTTAATGGTGTTGATATGGCTAGAACAGAAGGATATTCACGTGGAGAAATGAGACTTCACACACTAAGACAAGATGTTGATTATGCTCATGCAAATGCACATACAACATATGGTGTAATTGGTGTCAAAGTTTGAATTTCAAAAGGTGAAATTTTGGAAGGAGGGTCAAAAGATGCTTCAACCAAAAAGAACTAA
- the rpmC gene encoding 50S ribosomal protein L29 gives MLYKDIKVKSNAELRKLLEDLKAQLFIYRFQNKTGVLDHSHKIREVRRDIARVLTILKINETKGEAK, from the coding sequence ATGCTTTACAAAGACATAAAAGTTAAATCAAATGCTGAACTCCGTAAATTACTTGAAGATCTAAAAGCACAATTATTTATCTATCGTTTCCAAAACAAAACTGGTGTATTAGACCACAGTCATAAAATTAGAGAAGTACGTCGTGATATTGCAAGAGTGTTAACAATATTGAAAATTAACGAAACAAAAGGAGAAGCTAAATAA
- a CDS encoding type Z 30S ribosomal protein S14: MAKVSLKAKQKKHPKFSTRAYTRCELCGRPHAVLRKYKICRICFRNLAHEGKIPGMKKASW, encoded by the coding sequence ATGGCTAAAGTTTCGTTAAAAGCAAAACAAAAGAAACACCCAAAATTCTCAACACGTGCTTACACACGTTGTGAATTATGTGGTCGTCCACATGCAGTTTTAAGAAAATATAAAATCTGCCGTATTTGTTTCCGTAATTTAGCTCATGAAGGAAAAATTCCTGGCATGAAGAAAGCGAGTTGATAA
- the rpsQ gene encoding 30S ribosomal protein S17, whose amino-acid sequence MERSSRKTLQGRVASARGDKTIIVEVESYKAHSLYSKRFKVIKRFAVHDEKNLAKVNDLVTIMETRPLSKTKHFRLVEIKQHAVEGEK is encoded by the coding sequence ATGGAAAGAAGTTCACGTAAGACCCTTCAAGGTCGTGTTGCTTCAGCACGTGGTGATAAAACAATCATTGTTGAAGTTGAAAGTTATAAAGCTCATAGTCTTTACTCAAAACGTTTTAAGGTTATTAAACGTTTCGCAGTTCATGATGAAAAAAACTTAGCTAAGGTTAATGACCTAGTTACAATTATGGAAACACGTCCTCTTTCAAAAACTAAGCACTTTCGTCTTGTTGAAATTAAACAACATGCTGTTGAAGGAGAAAAATAA
- the rplB gene encoding 50S ribosomal protein L2, which translates to MAIKHYKPTTNGRRNMSSLHYSENLSGHAPEKSLLTLLKYSAGRNNQGKITVRHKGGRVKRFYRLIDFKRIKDNIPAVVKTIEYDPNRSANICLLAYADGVKKYILAPEGIKVGQTVISGENADILVGNALPLANIPEGTFVHNIEMQPGGGGIIARSAGTSAQILGKDDDGKYVILRLKSGEMRRILARCRATIGTVGNGEHLLVDLGKAGRNRHMGVRPTVRGSVMNPVDHPHGGGEGKQPVGRKAPLTPWGKKALGVKTRKTKKSSNKLIIRRRKDAK; encoded by the coding sequence ATGGCAATTAAACATTACAAGCCAACTACGAATGGTCGTCGTAATATGTCATCTCTACATTACAGCGAAAATCTTAGTGGACACGCTCCTGAAAAATCATTACTTACACTATTAAAATATAGTGCCGGTCGTAATAACCAAGGTAAGATTACAGTGCGTCACAAAGGTGGTCGTGTAAAGAGATTTTATAGATTAATCGACTTCAAACGTATTAAAGACAATATTCCAGCAGTGGTTAAGACAATTGAATACGATCCTAACCGTTCAGCTAATATTTGTTTATTAGCTTATGCTGATGGAGTAAAGAAATATATTTTAGCGCCCGAAGGTATTAAAGTAGGGCAAACTGTTATTTCAGGTGAAAATGCTGATATTTTAGTAGGTAATGCATTACCACTAGCAAACATTCCAGAGGGTACATTTGTACACAACATTGAAATGCAACCAGGTGGTGGCGGTATTATTGCTAGATCAGCAGGTACATCTGCTCAAATTCTTGGTAAAGATGACGATGGTAAATATGTAATTTTACGTCTAAAAAGCGGTGAAATGCGTCGTATCTTAGCACGTTGCCGTGCCACAATTGGTACAGTAGGTAACGGGGAACATTTATTGGTTGATTTAGGAAAAGCTGGTAGAAACCGTCACATGGGTGTTCGTCCAACTGTTCGTGGTTCAGTTATGAACCCAGTTGATCACCCACATGGTGGTGGTGAAGGTAAGCAACCAGTTGGTCGTAAAGCTCCTCTTACTCCTTGAGGTAAGAAAGCTCTTGGTGTTAAAACAAGAAAAACTAAGAAATCTTCAAACAAACTTATTATAAGAAGAAGAAAGGATGCTAAATAA
- the rplC gene encoding 50S ribosomal protein L3 yields MKGILGRKIGMTQIFTEFGACVPVTVIEVQPNVVTKVLSADKNGYVATQIAVGEKKEQRSNKPLKGQFAQAKTTPKRYIKEIRGMQGYELGQTIMANIFSAGELVDITGTSKGKGFAGTIKRWNQHIGPKSHGGGGGSQPVRQTGSLGDISGNRVFKGMTMPGHLGAVRTTVQNLEIVRIDVANNIMLVKGSIPGAKNSYVMIREAVKGLPNREAIKLVDVKEVVKMNELLEKAKKFNIEVTVGMHSSELEPLIQKAEADAENSKAEGDK; encoded by the coding sequence ATGAAAGGAATCTTAGGACGTAAGATTGGTATGACACAAATCTTTACTGAATTTGGTGCTTGTGTACCAGTTACAGTTATTGAAGTGCAACCAAATGTTGTTACTAAAGTTCTTTCAGCTGACAAAAACGGGTATGTTGCAACTCAAATCGCAGTCGGCGAAAAGAAAGAACAAAGAAGCAATAAACCTCTTAAAGGTCAGTTTGCTCAAGCTAAAACAACACCTAAGCGCTACATTAAAGAAATTCGTGGCATGCAAGGCTATGAATTAGGCCAAACAATTATGGCTAACATTTTTAGTGCTGGTGAATTAGTTGATATCACTGGTACATCAAAAGGTAAAGGTTTTGCTGGTACAATCAAGAGATGAAACCAACACATTGGACCTAAATCACACGGTGGTGGCGGTGGTAGTCAACCAGTTAGACAAACGGGTTCACTCGGGGATATTTCAGGTAACCGTGTTTTCAAAGGTATGACAATGCCAGGTCACTTAGGAGCTGTTAGAACAACAGTTCAAAATCTTGAAATAGTTAGAATTGATGTTGCAAATAATATTATGTTAGTTAAAGGCTCAATCCCTGGTGCCAAAAACTCATATGTAATGATTAGAGAAGCTGTCAAAGGTTTACCAAATCGTGAGGCAATTAAACTTGTTGATGTTAAAGAAGTTGTTAAAATGAATGAATTACTTGAAAAAGCTAAGAAATTCAATATTGAAGTTACAGTTGGAATGCACTCAAGCGAATTGGAACCTCTTATCCAAAAAGCAGAGGCTGATGCTGAAAACTCAAAAGCAGAAGGAGATAAATAA
- the rpsS gene encoding 30S ribosomal protein S19, producing the protein MARSLKKGPFADEHLLKKVDAIVEGKAPKKPIKTWSRRSTIFPSFIGLTFQVHNGKQFIDVYVTDDMVGHKLGEFVPTRTFSGHGADKGKK; encoded by the coding sequence ATGGCTCGCAGTCTTAAAAAAGGACCTTTTGCAGATGAACATTTACTTAAAAAAGTAGATGCTATTGTTGAAGGTAAAGCACCTAAAAAACCAATTAAAACTTGATCAAGACGTTCAACAATCTTTCCAAGTTTCATTGGTTTAACATTCCAAGTACACAACGGCAAGCAATTTATTGATGTTTACGTAACAGATGACATGGTTGGTCACAAGTTAGGTGAATTTGTACCTACAAGAACATTCTCAGGTCATGGTGCTGACAAAGGTAAGAAATAA
- the rplX gene encoding 50S ribosomal protein L24, translated as MKLKLKKNDEVIVIAGSNKGKIGRIIRTDFKTNRAYVKDINVVTKHVKPSQSNTEGSIKNMEAPIHISNLAIVTKKASKSSSAQYSKIGFKVSGKTKVRIARKTKKEIK; from the coding sequence ATGAAATTAAAACTAAAGAAAAATGACGAAGTTATCGTTATTGCAGGAAGCAATAAAGGTAAAATAGGTCGTATCATTAGAACAGATTTTAAAACTAACCGTGCTTATGTAAAAGATATAAATGTAGTAACCAAACACGTTAAACCAAGCCAAAGTAATACTGAAGGTTCAATTAAGAACATGGAAGCTCCTATTCATATTTCAAATCTTGCAATTGTTACTAAAAAAGCAAGCAAAAGTTCATCTGCTCAATATTCAAAAATAGGTTTTAAAGTTAGTGGCAAAACTAAAGTTAGAATTGCTCGTAAAACTAAGAAGGAAATTAAATAA
- the rplN gene encoding 50S ribosomal protein L14, producing the protein MVIALSKLNVADNSGAKEVGVIKVLGGSRKKTANIGDVIVCSVKKALPNGIVKEGQVVKGVIVRSVYGIKRENGTHIRFDDNAVVLIKDDGSMRGTRVFGPVARELRDRGYLKVVSLAPEVL; encoded by the coding sequence ATGGTTATAGCACTTTCAAAATTAAATGTTGCAGATAACTCTGGAGCAAAAGAAGTTGGTGTAATCAAAGTTTTAGGTGGGAGTAGAAAGAAAACTGCAAACATCGGTGATGTTATTGTATGTTCAGTTAAAAAAGCTCTACCAAATGGTATTGTAAAAGAAGGACAAGTAGTTAAAGGCGTTATTGTTAGAAGCGTTTATGGAATTAAACGTGAAAACGGTACACATATTCGTTTTGATGATAATGCAGTTGTGTTAATTAAAGATGATGGCTCAATGAGAGGTACTCGTGTGTTTGGACCAGTTGCTCGTGAATTACGTGATCGTGGTTATTTAAAAGTAGTTTCATTAGCTCCTGAAGTTCTTTAA
- the rpsJ gene encoding 30S ribosomal protein S10: MSKINIKVKSFDHALVDFGAKKIVDVATKNSIKVSGPVPLPTKREVVTILRSVHVNKKSREQFESRTFQRLIVLLNPNEKTLDQIKRLELPAGVEVKISTK, translated from the coding sequence ATGAGTAAAATTAATATTAAGGTTAAAAGTTTTGATCATGCATTGGTTGATTTTGGTGCAAAAAAAATTGTTGATGTTGCAACCAAAAACTCAATTAAAGTAAGTGGTCCAGTTCCGCTTCCAACAAAAAGAGAAGTTGTGACCATTTTAAGATCTGTACACGTTAACAAAAAATCACGTGAACAATTTGAATCAAGAACTTTTCAACGTTTGATTGTTTTATTAAACCCAAATGAAAAAACTCTTGACCAAATCAAAAGATTAGAACTTCCTGCAGGTGTTGAAGTTAAAATTTCAACAAAATAA
- the rpsH gene encoding 30S ribosomal protein S8, which produces MFITDPISDMIVRIKNANQRKFKTVAIPFSNKKAKILDILQNEGYITNYVAKGEGKDKVLEVTLKYKNNQGAIVDFKRVSKPGLKVYTSADKLPTVLSGYGTAIISTSKGMMTEKQARKENVGGEIIAYIW; this is translated from the coding sequence ATGTTTATAACAGATCCAATTTCAGATATGATTGTTAGAATCAAAAACGCTAATCAACGTAAATTTAAAACTGTAGCTATTCCTTTTTCAAATAAAAAAGCTAAAATTCTAGATATTCTTCAAAATGAAGGTTACATTACAAACTATGTTGCTAAAGGTGAAGGAAAAGACAAAGTACTTGAAGTTACATTAAAATACAAAAATAACCAAGGTGCTATTGTTGACTTTAAGCGTGTTTCAAAACCAGGTCTTAAGGTTTATACTTCAGCTGACAAGTTACCTACTGTTTTATCAGGTTATGGTACAGCTATCATTTCAACTTCAAAAGGAATGATGACTGAAAAACAAGCTCGTAAGGAAAATGTAGGTGGTGAAATCATTGCCTACATTTGATAG
- the rplD gene encoding 50S ribosomal protein L4 produces MAETKKKATTKTGEEKKTTTKKVASAKKTTAAKSTTTKKATTSKTTKTATGEKKTTKKVTVEIDLTKNLKPKKPTKAELKAQEAKMESAKGKLAAKTAAQKAKEAKEEAAAKAKAEKEAQAAIDELKAAAEAAKRKAKTYASSRAKVASLKLNEAKMEEEKFTKVILLHFDNKSLPKELFALPKIYEQAIFDTIMSERASRRQGTHDVKNRSEVSGGGKKPWRQKGTGRARAGSTRSPIWVGGGRAFGPTPERNYSLKVNKKVRRAAFLSALTLLANKKSVVIDDFKMSKISTKDAVNKLKSLKIENLKHILVVTTDETVYKSTANLQNVLCVKPNSVSVENLVWADVLVLSNEGLKNFEGRIK; encoded by the coding sequence ATGGCTGAAACAAAGAAAAAAGCTACTACAAAAACTGGTGAAGAAAAGAAAACTACAACCAAAAAAGTAGCATCTGCTAAAAAAACAACTGCTGCTAAATCTACAACAACAAAAAAAGCTACAACTTCAAAAACAACAAAGACAGCAACAGGCGAAAAGAAGACAACTAAGAAAGTTACAGTTGAAATTGATTTAACCAAGAACTTAAAACCTAAAAAACCTACAAAAGCTGAATTAAAAGCACAAGAAGCTAAAATGGAAAGTGCTAAAGGCAAGCTTGCTGCTAAAACAGCTGCTCAAAAAGCTAAAGAGGCAAAAGAAGAAGCAGCTGCAAAAGCAAAAGCTGAAAAAGAAGCACAAGCAGCTATTGATGAATTAAAAGCAGCCGCTGAAGCTGCAAAAAGAAAAGCTAAAACTTATGCATCTTCAAGAGCAAAAGTTGCTTCACTTAAATTAAATGAAGCTAAAATGGAAGAAGAAAAATTTACAAAAGTTATCTTACTTCACTTTGATAATAAATCTTTACCAAAAGAATTATTCGCATTACCAAAAATTTATGAACAAGCAATTTTTGACACAATTATGTCAGAACGTGCCTCAAGACGTCAAGGTACACATGATGTTAAGAATCGTTCAGAAGTAAGTGGTGGTGGTAAAAAACCTTGAAGACAAAAAGGAACAGGTCGTGCTCGTGCAGGTTCAACAAGATCTCCTATTTGAGTTGGTGGTGGACGTGCATTTGGACCTACACCAGAGCGTAATTATTCATTAAAAGTTAACAAGAAAGTGCGTCGTGCTGCATTCTTATCGGCTCTTACATTGCTTGCTAACAAGAAATCAGTTGTTATTGATGACTTTAAAATGTCAAAAATTTCAACAAAAGATGCTGTTAACAAACTTAAATCATTAAAGATTGAAAACCTAAAACACATTTTGGTAGTAACAACTGACGAAACTGTTTACAAATCAACAGCAAATTTACAAAATGTTTTATGTGTTAAGCCAAACTCTGTAAGTGTTGAAAATTTAGTATGAGCTGATGTATTAGTTTTATCTAATGAAGGCCTTAAAAACTTTGAAGGGAGAATTAAATAA
- the rplV gene encoding 50S ribosomal protein L22, translated as MENTAFQQAKAHVKVQRVSARKARLVADLVRNKDVREALGILRNTNKKSSELFIKLINSAIANATNNHGMDASKLFVKEILVNEGPTLKRYQPHSRGTAYSILKRTSHLSVTLEERK; from the coding sequence ATGGAAAATACAGCATTTCAACAAGCAAAAGCACATGTTAAGGTTCAACGTGTTAGCGCTCGTAAAGCACGTTTAGTTGCTGACTTAGTTAGAAACAAAGACGTGCGTGAAGCTCTTGGTATTTTAAGAAATACAAACAAGAAATCATCAGAATTATTTATTAAACTTATTAACTCAGCAATTGCTAATGCTACAAACAACCATGGAATGGATGCATCTAAATTATTTGTTAAAGAAATCTTAGTAAATGAAGGACCAACACTTAAAAGATACCAACCTCACTCAAGAGGAACGGCTTATTCAATTTTAAAACGTACATCTCACTTATCAGTTACATTAGAAGAAAGAAAGTAG
- the rplF gene encoding 50S ribosomal protein L6: MSRVGNRVLNIPAGVEVTLNGTTLSVKGQLGQLEKSFDPLIAIKIENSQVTTIRANEEKHTKQLHGTTNALIDGMLEGVSKGFKKELTIKGVGYKAALKGNVLELAVGYSHLVNLEIPEGIKVDVPKPLEIIISGISKEKVGQFAAVVHDVRRPNSYSGKGISYKGEYIRIKEGKTASK, encoded by the coding sequence ATGTCTCGTGTTGGAAATAGAGTATTAAATATCCCTGCTGGTGTTGAAGTCACATTAAATGGCACCACATTAAGTGTTAAAGGTCAATTAGGTCAATTAGAAAAATCATTTGACCCACTTATTGCTATCAAAATTGAAAATAGTCAAGTTACAACAATCCGTGCTAATGAAGAAAAACACACAAAACAATTACACGGTACAACAAATGCATTAATCGATGGTATGCTTGAAGGTGTTTCAAAAGGTTTCAAAAAAGAATTAACAATCAAAGGTGTTGGTTACAAAGCTGCTCTTAAGGGTAATGTTCTTGAACTTGCAGTTGGTTACAGCCATCTTGTAAATCTTGAAATTCCTGAAGGAATTAAAGTTGATGTTCCAAAACCTCTTGAAATAATAATTAGTGGTATTAGTAAAGAAAAAGTTGGTCAATTTGCTGCAGTTGTGCATGACGTTCGTCGTCCTAATTCATATTCAGGTAAAGGGATTTCATACAAAGGCGAATACATTCGTATTAAAGAAGGAAAAACTGCTTCTAAATAG
- the rplE gene encoding 50S ribosomal protein L5 → MNLKTYYTKTVVPALMKKYNYSSVMQVPRLEKIVLNMTAGKEVTNSKAIEEVLNELTQISGQKPFQTRAKKSNASWKLREGMAMGGKVTLRRDRMWDFLEKLINVAMPRIRDFRGANPKAFDGRGNYSLGVKEEIIFPEIDFDKIRRIKGLDVQLITSTNKDEEARSLLELIGIPFVKGER, encoded by the coding sequence ATGAATTTAAAAACTTACTATACAAAAACAGTAGTACCTGCATTGATGAAAAAATACAACTATTCATCAGTAATGCAAGTGCCTCGTTTGGAAAAAATCGTTTTAAATATGACAGCAGGTAAAGAAGTAACAAACTCTAAAGCAATTGAAGAAGTTCTTAACGAATTAACTCAAATTTCAGGACAAAAACCATTCCAAACTCGTGCTAAAAAGTCAAACGCTTCATGAAAACTTCGTGAAGGTATGGCTATGGGTGGTAAAGTTACGTTACGTCGTGATCGTATGTGAGACTTTTTAGAAAAATTAATCAATGTTGCAATGCCACGTATTCGTGATTTCCGTGGTGCAAATCCTAAAGCATTTGATGGTAGGGGAAACTACTCATTAGGCGTTAAAGAAGAAATTATTTTCCCAGAAATTGACTTTGATAAAATTCGTCGTATCAAAGGTCTTGATGTTCAATTAATCACAAGTACAAATAAAGATGAAGAAGCTAGAAGTTTATTAGAATTAATCGGCATTCCATTTGTTAAAGGAGAAAGATAA
- the rplW gene encoding 50S ribosomal protein L23, producing MEITQVLHKPILTEKTNVLQSSNTYTWEVDWSANKYQIKEAVEFIFKVKVVRVNILKVDKKPKRVGRFNGFTNRYKKAMITLADGDKIVYYPNEAEAQDAKKEAKVKAQKVESKKQAEAKEAEIAKKLAAKKAKVEKTTKSTTSKSATKKASTKKSTK from the coding sequence ATGGAAATTACTCAAGTTTTACATAAGCCAATTCTTACCGAAAAAACAAATGTGCTACAAAGTTCAAACACATACACATGAGAAGTTGATTGATCAGCAAACAAATATCAAATTAAGGAAGCTGTTGAATTCATTTTCAAAGTTAAGGTTGTTAGAGTTAATATTTTAAAAGTTGACAAAAAACCAAAAAGAGTAGGCCGATTTAATGGTTTTACAAATCGTTACAAAAAAGCTATGATTACTTTAGCAGATGGTGACAAAATTGTCTACTATCCAAATGAAGCAGAAGCACAAGATGCTAAAAAAGAAGCTAAGGTTAAAGCTCAAAAAGTTGAAAGCAAGAAACAAGCAGAGGCAAAAGAAGCTGAAATTGCTAAAAAACTTGCTGCTAAAAAAGCAAAAGTTGAAAAAACTACAAAATCAACAACTTCTAAGTCTGCTACTAAAAAAGCAAGTACTAAGAAGAGTACAAAATAA
- the rplP gene encoding 50S ribosomal protein L16, giving the protein MLQPKRTKYRKPFLVRHDKRKAFKGNKVSYGEFGLQAVTSAWVDARQIESARIAITRRMGREGHVFIRIFPHFSKTSKPIGVRMGSGKGSPEKWYTPVKVNTMMFEVSGVSEEIAREALRLGGHKLPVSWRIVAKEEQGGQQ; this is encoded by the coding sequence ATGCTTCAACCAAAAAGAACTAAATATAGAAAACCATTTTTAGTTCGCCATGATAAGCGTAAAGCTTTTAAAGGAAACAAAGTTTCTTATGGCGAATTCGGTTTACAAGCTGTAACATCAGCTTGAGTCGATGCACGTCAAATTGAAAGTGCTCGTATTGCTATTACTCGTCGTATGGGTCGTGAAGGTCATGTTTTTATTAGAATCTTCCCTCACTTCTCAAAAACATCAAAACCTATTGGTGTTCGTATGGGTTCTGGTAAAGGTAGTCCTGAAAAATGATATACACCTGTTAAAGTTAACACAATGATGTTTGAAGTTTCAGGTGTTAGTGAAGAAATTGCAAGAGAAGCTTTACGACTAGGTGGTCATAAACTTCCTGTAAGTTGAAGAATAGTAGCTAAAGAAGAACAAGGAGGTCAACAATAA